The Kluyvera intermedia genome window below encodes:
- the rfbH gene encoding lipopolysaccharide biosynthesis protein RfbH, whose protein sequence is MAAKNLREQISKLVAEYADEALSPKPFNAGVSVVPPSGKVIGAKELQLMVEASLDGWLTTGRFNDAFEKKLGEFIGVPHVLTTTSGSSANLLALTALTSPKLGDRALKPGDEVITVAAGFPTTVNPAIQNGLIPVFVDVDIPTYNVDASLIEAAVSEKSKAIMIAHTLGNTFDLTEVRRIADKYNLWLIEDCCDALGSTYDGQMVGTFGDIGTVSFYPAHHITMGEGGAVFTKSGELKKLIESFRDWGRDCYCAPGCDNTCGKRFGQQLGSLPFGYDHKYTYSHLGYNLKITDMQAACGLAQLERVEEFVQKRKENFVYLKQGLQSCAEFLELPEATEKSDPSWFGFPITLKETSGVERIDLVKFLDEAKIGTRLLFAGNLTRQPYFANVKYRVVGELKNTDRIMNQTFWIGIYPGLTTEHLDYVVSKFEEFFGLNF, encoded by the coding sequence ATGGCAGCAAAAAACCTGCGTGAACAAATTTCCAAACTCGTTGCTGAGTATGCTGATGAGGCATTAAGCCCAAAACCTTTTAATGCAGGTGTGAGTGTTGTACCACCTTCAGGAAAGGTAATCGGTGCTAAAGAATTACAGCTTATGGTTGAAGCATCATTAGATGGGTGGCTTACAACAGGCCGTTTTAATGATGCTTTTGAAAAGAAACTCGGTGAGTTTATTGGTGTACCTCATGTACTAACAACGACTTCGGGTTCATCAGCAAACTTGTTAGCGTTAACTGCCTTGACCTCACCAAAATTAGGCGATCGTGCATTGAAGCCAGGTGATGAAGTTATTACCGTTGCAGCAGGCTTTCCTACGACTGTTAACCCAGCAATCCAGAATGGATTGATTCCAGTCTTTGTTGATGTGGATATCCCTACCTATAATGTTGACGCTTCACTTATTGAAGCTGCCGTGAGTGAAAAATCAAAAGCGATCATGATTGCACACACATTAGGCAATACGTTTGATTTAACTGAAGTTCGTCGCATTGCGGATAAATATAACCTTTGGTTAATCGAAGACTGCTGTGATGCCCTTGGATCAACGTATGATGGTCAGATGGTTGGCACATTTGGTGATATTGGCACAGTGAGTTTCTATCCGGCACACCATATTACGATGGGAGAGGGCGGTGCTGTCTTCACAAAATCAGGTGAGTTAAAGAAATTGATTGAATCTTTCCGTGACTGGGGACGTGATTGTTACTGTGCGCCTGGCTGTGACAATACCTGTGGCAAACGTTTTGGTCAGCAACTTGGTTCTTTACCGTTCGGATACGATCACAAATACACATATTCTCATTTGGGTTATAACCTGAAAATTACGGATATGCAGGCAGCATGTGGTCTGGCACAGCTAGAACGCGTGGAAGAATTTGTACAAAAGCGAAAAGAGAACTTTGTCTATCTTAAGCAAGGCTTACAATCTTGTGCTGAGTTTCTTGAGTTACCAGAAGCCACAGAAAAATCTGATCCATCCTGGTTTGGTTTCCCTATCACGCTTAAAGAGACTAGCGGCGTGGAACGTATTGATTTAGTGAAGTTCCTTGATGAAGCTAAAATCGGTACACGCCTGCTGTTCGCCGGTAATCTCACTCGCCAGCCATACTTCGCGAACGTTAAGTATCGCGTAGTGGGTGAGTTAAAAAATACGGACCGTATTATGAATCAAACGTTCTGGATTGGTATTTATCCAGGGCTTACTACAGAACATTTGGATTATGTAGTAAGTAAATTTGAAGAATTCTTTGGTTTGAATTTCTAA
- a CDS encoding NAD-dependent epimerase/dehydratase family protein — protein MMNRKKIVVVSGASGFIGKHMLEALQLSGIFVIAITRNVLRNDDSNLSDVKWCDWEKVESLLAEYLIDSTFIAVIHLATEYGRNLSSLVEVEDSNVVKPLKLLDLAVKYKANAFINTDSFFSKKEFSYRYMQPYIITKKHFAAIGQYYSELHDISFVNMRLEHVYGPGDGEGKFIPYILSQLIDGQLDIKCTSGMQVRDFVYVDDVVAAYLTVLEKINDIPSYVEYQVGTGYGVSLQDFLIHLQHLVPGSRGTFDFGALPQRENEIMYSTANNNDLVKLGWKPKFDFKLGIRKLLENTQLK, from the coding sequence ATGATGAATAGAAAAAAAATTGTAGTTGTAAGTGGAGCATCTGGCTTTATCGGTAAGCATATGCTCGAAGCTTTGCAGTTGTCAGGTATATTTGTTATCGCAATCACTCGCAATGTTTTGAGAAATGATGATTCAAACTTATCCGATGTCAAATGGTGTGATTGGGAAAAAGTTGAGTCACTATTAGCCGAATATCTAATTGATTCAACGTTTATTGCTGTTATACATTTAGCAACAGAATATGGAAGAAATTTATCATCATTAGTAGAGGTGGAGGACAGTAATGTTGTAAAGCCTCTTAAGTTACTTGATTTGGCTGTTAAGTATAAAGCCAATGCATTCATAAATACGGATAGTTTTTTCTCTAAAAAAGAATTTTCGTATCGATATATGCAACCATATATAATAACCAAAAAACACTTTGCTGCAATAGGGCAGTATTATAGCGAGCTTCATGATATTTCATTTGTAAATATGCGCTTAGAGCATGTTTATGGCCCCGGAGATGGTGAAGGGAAATTTATTCCGTACATATTATCACAATTAATTGATGGCCAATTAGATATAAAATGTACCTCTGGTATGCAAGTCCGAGATTTTGTTTATGTCGATGATGTTGTCGCTGCATATTTAACTGTTTTAGAAAAAATAAATGATATTCCTTCATATGTTGAATATCAGGTAGGTACAGGCTATGGTGTTAGTCTTCAAGATTTTCTTATTCATTTGCAGCATTTAGTACCCGGTTCACGAGGAACATTTGATTTTGGTGCTTTGCCACAACGAGAAAATGAGATAATGTATTCTACTGCTAATAATAATGATTTAGTTAAGTTAGGTTGGAAGCCAAAATTCGATTTTAAACTCGGCATACGAAAGTTGCTAGAAAATACACAACTTAAGTGA
- a CDS encoding MATE family efflux transporter translates to MKFKLLKIPNHLIIAGSSWLSKIVIAGVQVASISYLLSILGEEKYAAFSLLTGLLVWCSAVDFGIGTGLQNYISECRAKNINYNGFIKAALQLSFFAILFFILLFYAFSGVISSRYLSSFYTTLQGETREIFFIACLVFSSIGIGTIAYKILFAELVGWKANLLNALSYVIGMFGLLYIFYEKINIDIKYSLVVMYLPVGLISICYLLYRYIKLINVKASKFHYMVLLRRSSGFFIFTLLSILVLQMDYIVISQRLTPTDIVQYTVTMKVFGLVFFIYTAVLQALWPICAELRIKHQWQKLNKMIAINIATGSLFVIGCTIFIYTFKVILFSVIAKDVNYQMSMMSFILIAIYFCLRVWCDTYAMLLQSMNYLKVLWILVPFQAIVGGASQWYLSQMFGINGVLLGLIISFAVTVFWGLPLAYFIQAKKG, encoded by the coding sequence GTGAAATTTAAATTGTTAAAAATCCCAAATCACTTAATTATCGCTGGCTCATCATGGTTATCAAAAATAGTAATCGCCGGAGTCCAGGTTGCTAGCATTTCTTATCTTTTATCAATACTAGGTGAAGAAAAGTACGCAGCATTTAGTCTATTAACAGGATTATTAGTATGGTGTAGCGCTGTTGATTTTGGTATAGGTACAGGACTTCAAAATTATATTTCTGAATGTAGAGCTAAAAATATTAATTATAATGGTTTTATTAAAGCTGCTTTACAGTTAAGTTTTTTTGCAATTCTATTCTTTATATTGCTTTTTTATGCTTTCTCTGGGGTTATCTCTTCGCGTTATCTTTCCTCGTTTTATACCACCTTGCAAGGTGAGACTAGAGAGATCTTTTTTATTGCTTGTTTAGTTTTCAGTTCAATAGGTATCGGCACGATTGCGTATAAGATTCTTTTTGCAGAATTAGTTGGCTGGAAAGCTAATCTGTTGAACGCATTGTCATATGTGATTGGTATGTTTGGGCTTTTATATATTTTTTATGAAAAAATAAATATCGATATTAAATATTCATTGGTTGTAATGTACCTTCCTGTTGGTTTGATTTCCATCTGTTATTTGCTTTATCGATACATTAAATTAATAAATGTTAAAGCAAGCAAGTTTCACTATATGGTATTGCTGCGTAGATCGTCAGGTTTCTTCATTTTTACTTTATTATCAATATTAGTGCTCCAAATGGATTATATTGTCATCTCTCAGAGGTTAACACCGACAGATATCGTACAGTATACTGTAACAATGAAGGTTTTTGGATTGGTATTTTTCATCTATACGGCAGTGTTACAAGCATTATGGCCAATATGTGCAGAGTTAAGAATTAAACACCAATGGCAAAAGCTTAATAAAATGATTGCTATAAACATAGCGACTGGTTCGTTGTTTGTTATAGGGTGCACGATATTTATTTACACTTTTAAAGTTATATTATTTTCAGTAATAGCTAAAGATGTGAATTATCAGATGTCTATGATGTCATTTATACTAATTGCGATTTATTTTTGTTTGCGTGTATGGTGTGATACCTATGCAATGTTATTGCAAAGCATGAATTATTTGAAGGTGCTTTGGATATTAGTGCCATTTCAGGCAATCGTCGGGGGGGCATCTCAATGGTATCTCTCACAAATGTTTGGCATTAATGGCGTGTTGCTTGGATTAATTATATCTTTTGCTGTCACTGTTTTCTGGGGACTTCCACTGGCTTATTTTATACAAGCAAAAAAAGGTTGA
- a CDS encoding glycosyltransferase family 2 protein, whose translation MMVSFCIPTYNRKEFLEELLKSINNQKKPNFDIEVCISDNASTDGTESMIEIWREDFNFPIVYHRNSENLGPDTNFLASVSLATGDYCWIFGSDDVLADDALITLESYLHSNADIYLCDRSETGYDLSELRNAHRHWLSAYDELYILDSDKDRTNYFKRCLSIGGVFSYLSSLVVKRAKWFAVDFDQSFIGSSYPHVFIMMNIFNNQSCRLHYLAKPLVVCRGDNDSFENKGKANRVIIDFSGYFKLSDTLYPNNQMLQMEFEKILLRERPWLYTSLAISCYGDREEKEVISSFYKRLGHSEYLTFFVFKFCFFSRVLKNNRMLKTILKKFLS comes from the coding sequence ATGATGGTCTCATTTTGTATACCAACTTATAATAGAAAAGAATTTTTAGAAGAATTACTTAAAAGTATTAATAATCAAAAGAAACCAAATTTTGATATAGAGGTATGCATTTCGGATAATGCATCAACTGATGGTACTGAGAGCATGATTGAAATTTGGAGAGAGGATTTCAATTTTCCTATCGTTTACCATCGCAATAGTGAAAATCTGGGGCCTGATACAAATTTTCTTGCATCTGTATCACTTGCTACGGGTGATTACTGTTGGATATTTGGTAGTGATGATGTGCTTGCTGATGATGCATTAATTACATTAGAGTCTTATCTTCATTCTAATGCAGATATATATCTGTGTGACAGAAGTGAAACTGGGTACGATTTGTCTGAGCTAAGAAATGCACATCGGCATTGGCTCAGTGCTTATGATGAATTATATATATTAGATAGTGATAAAGATAGAACTAATTATTTCAAAAGATGTTTATCCATCGGCGGTGTATTTAGCTATTTAAGTTCTTTAGTTGTTAAAAGGGCTAAATGGTTTGCAGTCGATTTTGATCAATCATTTATTGGGTCATCATACCCACATGTTTTTATCATGATGAATATTTTTAATAATCAAAGTTGTCGTTTACATTATTTAGCTAAGCCGCTAGTTGTTTGCCGTGGAGACAATGACAGTTTTGAAAATAAAGGTAAGGCAAATAGAGTAATAATTGATTTTTCTGGATATTTCAAATTGTCGGATACATTATATCCTAACAATCAAATGTTACAGATGGAATTCGAAAAGATATTATTACGTGAAAGACCCTGGTTATATACATCCTTAGCTATCTCATGCTATGGAGACCGAGAAGAAAAGGAAGTGATTTCTTCTTTTTATAAAAGGCTTGGTCATAGTGAATATTTGACCTTTTTTGTATTTAAATTCTGCTTTTTTAGCCGTGTCTTGAAAAATAATAGAATGTTAAAAACAATCCTTAAAAAATTCCTCTCATAA
- a CDS encoding O-antigen polymerase, translating to MVLLVWFLAIGLYLICGVLYLQFPQLSPLGALGYSDTVSDVIYVAIIGIVGVFFGYSSFSKIKIFGIKDFNNPVFINLCSLCFMVSALLVFLLGVTAYGGYIAFLNTPYSPIYQGSADNETRDVLISSSGLLSIFALLTSVQAKDIKNTKGNKLIITLAMFILFSIFIQGRRENLILLILCFISFYLFNYKISFKRILKIISICAGMLFIAGLGLYLRESTSTSGGSVLTAIPFAVMYETHFSLATLANEVRTHLHDNVPFGGILELFSPVLFIIPAFFYGIFGFNKQSLFENNEVHLYDDKGGQFIFTEAFHSLGYVGVFLHGFILGCMLIIFYRAAKRSGLIIYQFPIVSLIFVAMRKDMTYGVKYISLLFIFMMLFYFIYKLLPLKKNGQY from the coding sequence ATGGTGTTACTAGTTTGGTTTCTTGCTATAGGGTTATACTTAATTTGTGGTGTTCTCTACCTACAATTCCCACAGCTGTCTCCATTAGGAGCTCTTGGATATTCTGATACGGTTAGTGATGTTATCTACGTTGCAATTATAGGAATAGTTGGTGTTTTCTTTGGTTATTCTTCATTTTCCAAAATCAAGATTTTTGGAATCAAAGATTTTAATAATCCTGTATTCATAAATCTTTGCTCTTTATGCTTTATGGTTTCAGCTCTATTGGTGTTCCTTCTGGGGGTTACAGCTTATGGTGGATATATTGCATTTTTGAATACACCATATTCGCCAATCTATCAGGGAAGTGCAGATAATGAAACCAGAGATGTTCTTATTTCTTCCTCTGGATTGCTATCAATTTTTGCACTGCTGACAAGTGTCCAGGCTAAAGACATAAAAAACACAAAAGGGAATAAGTTAATTATAACCTTAGCAATGTTTATTCTCTTTTCAATATTTATTCAAGGGAGAAGGGAGAATTTAATATTATTGATATTATGTTTTATATCATTTTATTTATTTAACTATAAAATTAGTTTTAAAAGAATTTTAAAGATCATATCTATTTGTGCAGGAATGCTTTTTATTGCAGGTTTAGGTTTGTATTTACGTGAGAGTACTTCTACATCAGGTGGTAGTGTTCTCACTGCAATTCCTTTTGCTGTTATGTATGAGACACATTTTTCTTTGGCAACATTAGCAAATGAAGTAAGAACTCATCTGCATGATAACGTTCCTTTTGGTGGTATATTGGAACTGTTCTCGCCTGTGTTATTTATTATCCCAGCATTCTTTTATGGTATTTTTGGTTTTAATAAACAATCTCTGTTTGAGAATAATGAAGTGCATCTTTATGATGATAAGGGTGGGCAGTTTATTTTCACTGAAGCATTCCATTCTCTAGGTTATGTAGGTGTTTTTCTACATGGTTTTATTCTCGGCTGTATGTTAATAATCTTTTATCGCGCGGCAAAACGTAGTGGACTAATAATATATCAATTCCCAATTGTTTCATTAATATTCGTTGCAATGAGAAAAGATATGACTTATGGTGTAAAATATATATCTTTATTATTTATTTTTATGATGCTTTTCTATTTTATCTATAAGCTTCTTCCACTTAAAAAAAATGGTCAATATTGA
- a CDS encoding glycosyltransferase — MHTVLFVSAFHPGAKGAIGAGEAICGDNLKVFLSRGYAVDVIVLSPPGQRKNEELVDRCTSYAEKHTSKGKTLSGLLFNFLKGSFLAPWFYTRVTPSFIHEIQHKINSNSYDTVWLDFPSVLGVAEHIQHKNIQYFAHDIVSQRISRTKINRLFFPLVESVETRLLMKLTNITTMSLKDKELIERLGFRGPVVVADLGEQKVGQVDNAVEISSLLPSFSGKSNLVFFGNMKRSENHWSIVWFIIFHFIKLKKQRKGLNLWVLGLQPRRSLRLLQNIIPGLHVVGAVDDPVPAFVQADLNIAPLLYGAGVKIKVLQILDAGAKVVATEVGAEGIQPHKNLYVVDKSNIGNKILELLD; from the coding sequence ATGCATACAGTACTTTTTGTCAGCGCTTTCCATCCCGGGGCTAAAGGTGCAATTGGGGCCGGTGAAGCTATTTGCGGTGATAATCTTAAGGTATTTTTATCACGAGGTTATGCCGTTGATGTGATAGTATTAAGTCCCCCTGGTCAACGCAAAAATGAAGAGCTTGTAGATCGGTGTACGAGTTATGCCGAAAAACATACGTCGAAAGGCAAAACGCTTTCAGGGTTACTATTTAATTTTTTAAAGGGAAGTTTTCTGGCGCCATGGTTTTATACCAGAGTAACACCTTCATTTATTCATGAGATTCAGCATAAAATAAATAGCAATAGCTATGATACCGTATGGCTTGATTTTCCCTCTGTTCTCGGTGTCGCAGAGCATATTCAGCATAAGAATATTCAGTATTTTGCTCACGATATCGTTTCTCAGCGCATTAGTCGTACCAAAATAAACCGTTTATTCTTTCCCTTAGTTGAGTCAGTTGAAACCAGGTTGTTGATGAAACTCACTAATATAACGACAATGTCCTTGAAGGATAAGGAGTTGATTGAACGGTTAGGATTTCGTGGGCCCGTAGTTGTTGCTGACCTGGGTGAGCAGAAAGTTGGTCAAGTTGATAATGCGGTTGAAATTTCATCGCTTCTACCATCTTTTTCCGGGAAATCTAATCTTGTATTTTTTGGCAATATGAAACGCTCGGAAAATCACTGGTCAATAGTTTGGTTCATTATCTTTCACTTTATAAAACTTAAAAAACAAAGAAAGGGCCTCAATTTATGGGTACTAGGTCTGCAACCGCGGCGTTCGTTGAGATTGTTGCAGAATATAATCCCCGGGCTTCATGTTGTTGGTGCAGTTGATGATCCCGTTCCGGCATTTGTCCAGGCTGATTTAAATATCGCACCTCTTTTATATGGTGCTGGGGTAAAAATTAAAGTCCTACAGATACTTGATGCTGGTGCGAAGGTCGTTGCGACGGAGGTCGGTGCCGAGGGTATCCAACCACATAAAAATCTTTATGTGGTTGATAAATCGAATATTGGAAATAAAATATTAGAACTGTTGGATTAA
- a CDS encoding glycosyltransferase family 2 protein, whose amino-acid sequence MFSFTLIVPTFNAGDRWEEWFLALQKQTIQPSELIIIDSSSTDNTREIASKFDCKIVIIPSSEFNHGGSRNRALSYASESELVIYLTQDAIFDNEDALAKMTDVFKDSSVSAACGRQMPHHDANPLAVHARNFNYSSTSQIKSKSDIQTFGIKTVFMSNSFAAYRRSIFENLGGFPEHNILAEDMFMAAKMIQAGYKVAYCAEASVRHSHNYTPLEEFQRYFDTGVFHACNPWIQRDFGGASGEGARFVKSEIRFLLKRAPLWIPRALLTTFAKLLGYKLGKRWQSLPLPLCRSLSMYKSYWNNIQSSKSKEIR is encoded by the coding sequence ATGTTTTCATTTACTCTAATTGTGCCAACCTTTAATGCTGGTGATAGGTGGGAAGAGTGGTTCCTGGCTTTGCAAAAACAAACCATTCAACCGTCTGAATTAATTATAATCGATTCGTCGTCCACGGATAATACGCGAGAAATCGCCAGCAAATTTGATTGCAAAATAGTAATAATCCCATCGAGTGAGTTTAATCACGGAGGCTCAAGGAACAGAGCGTTGTCTTATGCAAGTGAAAGCGAGCTAGTTATTTATCTGACACAAGATGCAATTTTTGATAATGAAGATGCACTGGCTAAGATGACCGATGTATTTAAGGATTCGAGTGTTTCGGCCGCTTGTGGGAGGCAGATGCCTCATCATGATGCAAATCCTCTAGCTGTTCATGCTCGAAATTTCAATTACAGTTCGACCTCACAGATTAAGAGTAAATCTGATATACAAACCTTCGGCATCAAAACGGTATTTATGTCGAATTCTTTTGCTGCTTATCGTCGCTCCATTTTTGAAAATTTAGGCGGGTTTCCTGAGCATAACATCCTCGCGGAAGATATGTTCATGGCAGCGAAAATGATACAGGCTGGCTACAAGGTTGCTTATTGTGCTGAGGCCTCAGTAAGACATTCCCATAACTATACCCCGCTTGAAGAATTTCAGCGGTATTTTGATACCGGTGTATTTCACGCCTGTAATCCTTGGATCCAACGTGATTTTGGTGGTGCCAGCGGCGAAGGGGCTCGTTTTGTTAAGTCAGAAATACGCTTCCTCCTCAAAAGAGCACCGCTTTGGATCCCAAGAGCATTGCTAACCACATTCGCAAAGCTTCTTGGCTATAAACTCGGAAAGCGCTGGCAATCTCTTCCATTGCCTCTTTGCCGCTCTTTAAGTATGTATAAGAGTTACTGGAATAATATTCAGAGCTCTAAATCGAAAGAGATAAGATAA
- a CDS encoding mannose-1-phosphate guanylyltransferase/mannose-6-phosphate isomerase, producing MSVLPVIMAGGSGSRLWPLSRECHPKQFLSVEGKFSMLQNTIARVAPLSAGDPVVICNDKHRFLVAEQLRAIDKLANNIILEPVGRNTAPAIALAAFSVLQTAEGDDPLLLILAADHVIRDEVAFIQAITYAEPLAEQGKLVTFGIVPTEAETGYGYIRRGDEIGEQAYTVAEFVEKPDFDTACQYFESGKYYWNSGMFLFRASSFLNELKQLSPEIYYACEKAVGNINPDLDFIRIDKEAFNTCPTDSIDYAVMEHTQHAVVVPMSAGWSDVGSWSSLWDISTKDPQRNVLHGDVFAHDSQDNYIYSENAFVSTVGINNLVIVQTPDAVLVANKDSVQDVKKIVEHLKQNNRAECQQHLEVFRPWGKYNVIDSGENYLVKRITVKPGEKFVAQMHHHRAEHWIVVSGMARVTKGEQTFIVKENESTFIPLETIHALENPGIRALELIEIQSGSYLGEDDIIRLEQRSGFLEDGFDESSK from the coding sequence ATGTCTGTTCTTCCAGTAATTATGGCCGGCGGTTCAGGTAGTCGCCTGTGGCCACTTTCTCGTGAGTGTCACCCTAAACAGTTTCTTAGCGTTGAAGGTAAGTTCTCAATGCTACAGAATACAATAGCTCGGGTAGCACCATTGTCAGCGGGAGACCCAGTTGTCATCTGTAATGATAAGCATCGTTTCCTGGTTGCTGAACAACTCCGTGCTATCGATAAACTCGCTAATAATATCATTCTTGAACCTGTGGGCCGAAATACTGCGCCTGCGATCGCACTTGCTGCTTTTAGTGTTCTTCAAACGGCAGAAGGGGATGATCCTCTCTTACTGATTCTTGCTGCAGACCATGTCATTCGCGATGAAGTGGCCTTTATTCAAGCCATCACCTACGCAGAGCCCTTGGCTGAACAGGGTAAACTTGTGACCTTTGGTATTGTTCCCACGGAAGCCGAAACGGGTTATGGATACATCCGTAGAGGCGATGAAATTGGTGAGCAAGCGTATACTGTAGCCGAGTTCGTCGAGAAACCTGATTTCGATACGGCCTGTCAGTATTTTGAATCGGGAAAATATTACTGGAACAGCGGAATGTTTTTATTCCGTGCCAGCAGTTTTCTGAATGAACTTAAACAGTTATCACCTGAAATATATTACGCATGTGAAAAAGCAGTTGGGAATATTAATCCCGATCTTGATTTTATCCGAATTGATAAAGAGGCATTTAACACATGCCCGACTGATTCAATAGATTATGCAGTTATGGAACATACGCAGCATGCGGTTGTTGTCCCGATGAGTGCTGGCTGGTCTGATGTGGGTTCCTGGTCTTCATTATGGGATATTTCTACTAAAGATCCGCAGAGAAACGTTTTACACGGCGACGTGTTTGCGCATGATAGTCAAGATAATTACATCTATTCGGAAAATGCCTTTGTGAGCACAGTAGGGATCAATAATCTCGTTATTGTTCAGACACCAGATGCCGTATTAGTTGCAAATAAAGATTCTGTTCAAGATGTAAAAAAAATCGTAGAACATTTAAAGCAAAACAACAGAGCCGAGTGTCAACAGCATCTGGAAGTTTTCCGTCCATGGGGTAAATACAACGTCATCGATAGTGGGGAAAATTACCTGGTTAAACGGATCACCGTTAAACCAGGTGAGAAATTTGTTGCGCAGATGCACCATCATCGTGCCGAACATTGGATTGTGGTCTCTGGTATGGCTCGGGTTACCAAAGGAGAACAGACTTTTATTGTTAAGGAAAATGAGTCTACGTTTATTCCACTTGAAACTATCCATGCGTTAGAAAATCCAGGGATCCGTGCATTAGAATTAATCGAAATCCAGTCGGGTTCTTACCTTGGAGAGGATGACATTATTCGTCTGGAGCAGCGTTCAGGATTTTTGGAGGATGGGTTTGATGAGTCCAGTAAGTAA
- a CDS encoding phosphomannomutase, protein MSPVSNSHDVISTSGIAFGTSGARGLVTDFTPAVCAAFTVSFVAVMQQQFSFEAIALAIDNRPSSYAMAQACAAALNDKGINTVFYGVIPTPALALQSMADNIPAIMVTGSHIPFDRNGLKFYRPDGEITKDDEMAIQNVEASCDQLIVKELTISTVAAENYISRYLSLFPAPFLKNKRIGIYEHSSAGRDLYKPLFNALGAEVVSLDRSDSFVPIDTEAVSEEDREKARNWAKHFKLDAIFSTDGDGDRPLISDEKGQWLRGDILGLLCSQALFADAVAIPVSCNSIISSGCFFKHVELTKIGSPYVIAAFSELAQCYDRIVGFEANGGFLLGSDVTINDRTLCALPTRDAVLPAIMLLYSSREKNISSLVTTLPHRYTHSDRLQNISLEKSRSLVEMGTVNQQLLLSRIGLGEEVAHSMDTTDGIRITLGSGSIVHLRPSGNAPELRCYAEANSLELAQDIVDTVLTNVSSLN, encoded by the coding sequence ATGAGTCCAGTAAGTAACAGCCACGATGTGATTAGCACATCGGGTATCGCTTTTGGCACCAGTGGTGCTCGCGGTCTCGTGACCGATTTTACGCCTGCCGTGTGCGCTGCTTTTACCGTTTCGTTTGTGGCTGTTATGCAGCAACAATTTTCATTCGAGGCGATAGCGCTGGCAATTGATAATCGTCCGAGTAGCTATGCGATGGCACAAGCTTGTGCTGCAGCGCTGAATGATAAAGGTATCAACACGGTTTTCTATGGTGTTATACCAACGCCTGCTTTAGCACTACAGTCTATGGCTGACAACATTCCGGCGATCATGGTGACCGGTAGCCACATACCTTTCGATCGCAATGGGCTAAAGTTCTATCGTCCTGATGGTGAAATTACCAAAGATGATGAAATGGCAATTCAGAATGTTGAAGCATCCTGTGACCAGCTTATCGTTAAAGAGCTGACAATCTCAACGGTTGCTGCTGAAAACTACATTTCACGTTATCTTTCATTATTCCCTGCGCCTTTTTTGAAAAATAAGCGCATTGGTATTTATGAGCACTCCAGCGCGGGACGCGATCTCTATAAGCCCTTATTCAATGCATTAGGGGCGGAAGTAGTAAGCCTGGACCGAAGCGACAGTTTTGTCCCTATAGATACCGAAGCGGTAAGTGAAGAGGACAGAGAAAAAGCGCGTAATTGGGCAAAACATTTCAAACTTGATGCCATCTTTTCTACCGACGGCGATGGTGACCGGCCATTAATTTCTGATGAGAAAGGACAGTGGTTGAGAGGGGATATTCTTGGGTTGTTGTGTTCGCAGGCCCTGTTCGCAGATGCTGTTGCTATTCCGGTAAGCTGTAACAGTATTATTTCTTCTGGTTGTTTCTTTAAGCATGTGGAGCTAACGAAAATCGGCTCCCCCTATGTTATCGCAGCTTTTTCTGAGTTGGCACAGTGTTATGACCGCATCGTTGGGTTCGAAGCCAATGGCGGTTTTTTATTAGGAAGTGATGTCACCATTAATGATCGTACTTTGTGTGCATTACCGACCCGCGATGCCGTATTACCTGCGATTATGCTCCTTTACAGCAGCCGTGAGAAAAATATTAGTAGTCTTGTTACGACATTGCCTCATCGTTATACCCATTCTGACCGATTACAGAATATCAGTCTTGAGAAAAGCCGCAGCTTGGTTGAGATGGGAACGGTCAATCAGCAGTTGTTGTTGAGTCGTATCGGTTTGGGAGAAGAAGTTGCGCACTCAATGGATACGACGGATGGGATAAGAATAACCCTTGGTAGCGGAAGTATTGTACATTTGCGTCCTTCAGGGAATGCGCCTGAATTGCGTTGTTATGCCGAGGCCAATTCACTAGAATTGGCGCAGGATATTGTGGATACAGTACTCACAAATGTCAGTAGTTTAAATTAA